Genomic window (Streptomyces yatensis):
GGATCCCGACCATATGGCGGAGTTCGTCCAGGGTCCGCACGGACAGCTCGCGGATCGTCCGCGCGCCCTCCCGCGCCTTCGCGTCCTCCGCGCTGATCTGCACCGCCCCGGCCTGCAGGCTGATGAGGCTGACCTGATGGGCGACCACGTCGTGCATCTCGCGGGCGAGCCGGGCGCGTTCGGTGGACAGCACCTGCTCGGCGATCAGCTCGTCCGCATGGCGGCGGCTGCGGGTCAGATCCTCGATCCGGGCGGCGAGTTCCCCGCGCGTACGCACCAGGAGGCCCAGTGCGATGGGCCCCACCGAGGTCACGCACGCGTCGATGAGGGTGAGGGTGTTCTCCCGGTACGCGGTCGGCTCGAAGTCGGAGACCGGCCAGGGGATGAAGTGCGCGGCGGCCAGCAGCAGCGCGGAGATCCCCAGCAGCCGGTGGTTGGGGCGGAGCCGGGCCACCGTGTAGAGGGCGATCATCGGCGCGAACCAGACGTAGCCGATGAGGATTCCCGGCAGCGTGATCAGGAAGACCAGCGCGGGCAGCCGCCGGCGCACCAGCAGCGCGGCGGCCGCCGCCAGCGAGACGTTGAGCTCCAGCCCGAAGGTGACGCCGTTGACGAGCAGCGCGTCGGCCACCGCGAGGAGGACGGGGACGATCAGCGACCCCCAGCGCATGACCCGGCGCGGCGGCCGCCACCGGCCGGCGGAGACGGACGGCGGCGAGGAGGCGGAGGGGGCGGAGGAGGCGGGTGCGGGGGACGGCGCCGGGGGCGCGCCCGGCGTGCCCGGTGTGTCCGGCGAGGAACTCCGGGGCGGCAGCGGGGAGACGGTCATCGGGCGCCGCCTATCGGCGGCCGGCTGGTGACGAGCCCGGCGCGGTCGGCGACGATCGCGGCCTGGACGCGGTTGAGCCCGCCCAGCTTGCCGAGCACCGCCCGCACATGGTCCTTGACGGTGCTGGGCGCCAGCCCCATCCGCTCGGCGATCTGGGGATTGGCCAGTCCCTCGCCCAGCAGGGCCAGCACCTCGCGTTCGCGCGGGGTGAGCGCCTCGACGGCCTCGGCGGCCGTGGTCTCCGCCTCGGCGGCGAGATAGCCGCCGATCACGGCGCGGGTGACGGCCGGGTCGAGGACGCTGCCGCCCTCGGCGAGGGTGCGTACGGCCCGTACGAGCTGTTCCGGATCGGTGTCCTTGAGGAGGAAGCCCGCGGCTCCGGCGCGCAGCGCGGCCGCGAGGTACTCCTGGACGTCGAAGGTCGTCAGCATGGCCACGGCGGGGGAGCGGGGCGCGGCCCGCAACTGTCTGAGCACGGTGAGCCCGTCGGCATCCGGCATCCGGATGTCGAGGAGGACCACATCGGCCTTACTGCCCAACACCGTGGCCACCGCGGAGGCTCCGGAACATTCCGCCACCACGTCGATGTCCGGGGCCGTGCCCAGGATCAGTCGCAGACCGGATCGTACGAGCGCTTCGTCGTCCACAACAGCAACACGAATCACCGGCCGCTCCCTCACCTCAGCTGTCATGCCCATTGCCCGGACAGCCTGCCTCATCGGAGAGCGAATATGGAGTGGTTGGCTCCGTCAGTGGGCGGGAACACCCCCGCCGACCGGCGGGGGTGACGGACGCCCAATGGTGGATTTCCCCGGCGGCCGCGGCCGGGCAGAGTGGATCTCAAGCCGCATCACCCCGTGGGGTCGTCCCGAAACCCCAGCCCCGTGAACGCGCCGGAGTGCCTCCCGATGCGCGGTCGGCGGAAACGGCAGGCGGAGTGTTGCCGCGGTCAGGCCGCCGCGACCCCCACACGCGGCGGCCTGACTCGTTTCTCCGATCGCCCGCCATGTGGTGCGCCCCGACCAGGCGCTCCACCGGCGCCCCGGGCGCCGGTCTCCGACCGGTGGCCCAGGCGCCGCCCGGCCCCCCGAGAAGGTACGGGGAGGGGCCGGGTGGGCGGTCGGCGGGGGGCGGGGAGGGCCGATGGACGCCTCACATGGGGGGCTCGGCGGGGGCCGGGCCCAGGGTGGTGGTGCCGGGCGCGGCGCGGTGGCCGAGCCCGGTGCGGTAGGCGTCCATCGCGGCCTCCAGGCGGCCCTCCCGGCGCAGCAGATCGCCCAGCAGCCGGCACAGGTCGGCCAGGTCACCGGCCGCGCCGGTGCGTTCGAGCAGGGACAGCGCCGCGCAGTAGTGCTCCTCCGCGGCCTCGGCGTCGCCCCGTTCGTCCGCGATCAGGCCCAGCAGCCGGTGGGCGCCGCCCGCGTGGACCGCGCCGCGGTCCGCGGTCAGCCCGACCTCGTCGGCCGCGGCCTCCGGCTCCCGGGGGGCGTCCGCGGCCCCCTCGGCGGGGGTGCGGGCCAGCAGCGGCAGCAAGAGGGCCTCCGCGTCGGCCGTACGGCCGCGTCGGCGCAGTACGTCCGCCA
Coding sequences:
- a CDS encoding histidine kinase, whose protein sequence is MTVSPLPPRSSSPDTPGTPGAPPAPSPAPASSAPSASSPPSVSAGRWRPPRRVMRWGSLIVPVLLAVADALLVNGVTFGLELNVSLAAAAALLVRRRLPALVFLITLPGILIGYVWFAPMIALYTVARLRPNHRLLGISALLLAAAHFIPWPVSDFEPTAYRENTLTLIDACVTSVGPIALGLLVRTRGELAARIEDLTRSRRHADELIAEQVLSTERARLAREMHDVVAHQVSLISLQAGAVQISAEDAKAREGARTIRELSVRTLDELRHMVGILRAAGGDHEELTPQPRLADLPRLIELSALNVSFETDGATRRPGHPEAVERAAFRIVQEALTNVRKHAPGARVTVRVNDAEAEGAAQTAAEEAAPSAAHGAAHEAAEKAEETGGLRVEVRNGPPDASAVAPGLPGGGHGLVGLRERAQLLGGTLEAGPTEEGGFVVRADFPKTPRVTGTA
- a CDS encoding response regulator, which produces MIRVAVVDDEALVRSGLRLILGTAPDIDVVAECSGASAVATVLGSKADVVLLDIRMPDADGLTVLRQLRAAPRSPAVAMLTTFDVQEYLAAALRAGAAGFLLKDTDPEQLVRAVRTLAEGGSVLDPAVTRAVIGGYLAAEAETTAAEAVEALTPREREVLALLGEGLANPQIAERMGLAPSTVKDHVRAVLGKLGGLNRVQAAIVADRAGLVTSRPPIGGAR